A genome region from Acipenser ruthenus chromosome 29, fAciRut3.2 maternal haplotype, whole genome shotgun sequence includes the following:
- the LOC117430398 gene encoding baculoviral IAP repeat-containing protein 7-like isoform X1, protein MTTTKKLQRHTQTLSGHHSQWCEISGTLNNKTPPLLLVLVVTRILGNEPVPHTEELQNPQWNTGDMSAGITSSDASANPNMLDNTSLYGCMLVEPRMRREQDRLRTFHAWPSDAPVSSAELAKAGFFFLGPGDKVQCFCCGGILRQWVRGDSPWNEHVRHFPTCSFILSRNVGNIPHVITQGSSDSVDGQLLSQLQRMTAEEVSGGQPVYPEMETEQSRVTTFHTWPPHASVQPQILARAGFFYTGQSDNVKCFYCDGGLRNWESGDDPWQEHAKWFPRCEFLLQARGRDYVNNIQESYFNTGGPGSGSLSSGAGEITSGRDVVGNQDLSPLLQSPAIQTVLQMGFDHSLVESLVQTKYLLTGNRYTSVSDLVSDILQAEEEDRHRSDQARETSESPRQSTSAGEGRETQQSEEKAGDRSPEEQLRQLQEERTCKVCMDKVVSIVFIPCGHLVVCSDCAASLSNCPICRAVIRGSVRAFMS, encoded by the exons atgacaacaacaaaaaag CTGCAgcgacacacacaaacactctcgGGCCATCATTCGCAATGGTGTGAGATTTCTGGAACACTAAACAACAAAACGCCGCCGCTGCTGCTGGTCCTCGTGGTGACACGGATACTAGGCAATGAGCCTGTGCCACATACAGAAGAGCTGCAGAATCCACAATGGAACACTGGCGATATGTCTGCAGGAATAACCTCGAGCGACGCCTCTGCAAACCCGAATATGCTGGATAACACGAGTTTGTACGGGTGCATGTTGGTGGAGCCCAGGATGAGAAGAGAGCAGGACAGATTGAGGACTTTCCACGCCTGGCCCAGCGATGCTCCTGTCTCCTCTGCTGAGCTGGCCAAGGCTGGGTTTTTCTTCCTGGGACCTGGGGATAAGGTGCAGTGCTTTTGCTGCGGTGGGATTCTTAGGCAGTGGGTCAGAGGAGACAGTCCCTGGAATGAGCACGTGAGACACTTCCCGACATGCAGCTTTATTCTCAGCAGAAACGTGGGGAATATTCCGCATGTTATCACCCAGGGCTCATCAGATTCTGTGGATGGACAACTCCTTAGCCAGCTGCAGAGAATGACGGCGGAGGAGGTCTCTGGAGGACAGCCCGTGTACCCTGAAATGGAAACCGAGCAATCTCGCGTGACAACCTTCCACACCTGGCCGCCCCACGCATCAGTACAGCCGCAGATTCTAGCAAGAGCAGGATTCTTTTACACGG GTCAGAGTGACAATGTGAAATGCTTCTATTGCGATGGGGGGCTCCGGAACTGGGAATCAGGAGACGATCCTTGGCAAGAGCATGCAAAATGGTTTCCACG ATGTGAATTTCTTTTGCAAGCAAGAGGAAGAGATTATGTCAACAATATCCAGGAGTCTTACTTCAATACCGGAGGACCAGGG agtgGCTCTCTCTCATCTGGGGCTGGAGAGATCACTTCAGGACGAG ATGTGGTTGGTAATCAGGACTTGTCCCCCCTGCTGCAGTCTCCAGCGATTCAGACTGTGTTACAGATGGGGTTTGATCACAGTCTGGTGGAGAGTTTAGTTCAGACCAAGTACCTGCTCACTGGCAATCGGTATACCTCAGTGTCTGACCTAGTGTCTGATATACTGCAAGCTGAAGAAGAGGACAGGCACAGATCTGACCAGGCGAGAG AGACAAGCGAGAGCCCCAGACAAAGTACAAGTGCAGGAGAAGGGAGGGAAACCCAGCAATCTGAAGAGAAAG CGGGGGACCGGAGCCCGGAGGAGCAGTTACGTCAGCTGCAGGAGGAGCGCACCTGCAAGGTATGCATGGACAAGGTGGTGTCCATCGTCTTCATACCCTGCGGGCACCTGGTGGTGTGCTCCGACTGCGCTGCCAGTCTGAGTAACTGCCCCATCTGCCGTGCTGTCATCAGGGGCAGCGTGCGGGCGTTTATGTCCTAA
- the LOC117964503 gene encoding YTH domain-containing family protein 1-like gives MSASIDPQRPKGQENKVQNGSLHQKDTVHDNDFEPYLTGQSNQSNSYPSMTDPYLPSYYAPSIGFPYSLSEAPWSTGGDPPIPYLTTYGQLSNGDHHFMHDAVFGQPGGLGSNIYQHRFNFFPENPAFSAWGTSGSQGQQTQSSAYGSSYSYPPSSLGGTLVDGQTGFHNDTLNKAPGMNSIEQGMVGLKIGADVTASAVKTVGSVINSTGISGAVTGNGNAKLGMSVPKPTSWAAIASKPAKPQPKIKTKSGVPMVGGALPPPPIKHNMDIGTWDNKGQVTRVPTPQQQLAMSPQSAAQQMQQQMQPVSTQPQHQIPPQQYQSMQPQNRWVAPRNRNAGYGGQGGSTDSNSTSNASSGNAISGAESHPVLEKLRAAHSYNPKDFDWNMKNGRVFIIKSYSEDDIHRSIKYSIWCSTEHGNKRLDSAFRTMNSKGPVYLLFSVNGSGHFCGVAEMRSPVDYGTSAGVWSQDKWKGKFDVKWLFVKDVPNSQLRHIRLENNDNKPVTNSRDTQEVPLEKAKQVLKIIATYKHTTSIFDDFSHYEKRQEEEEVVRKNFEPAPIQNRSRLDQDHQNGSKQ, from the exons ATGTCTGCAAGTATTGACCCTCAG AGACCAAAAGGACAAGAAAATAAAG tgCAAAATGGTTCACTTCATCAGaaggacacagttcatgacaATGATTTTGAACCATACCTCACCGGTCAGTCTAATCAG agcAACAGCTATCCATCCATGACAGATCCCTATTTGCCCAGTTATTACGCCCCTTCCATCGGATTCCCCTACTCCCTTAGCGAAGCACCCTGGTCGACAGGTGGAGATCCTCCCATTCCTTACTTGACTACCTATGGACAGCTTAGTAATGGAGACCACCATTTTATGCACGATGCTGTTTTCGGCCAGCCCGGGGGACTTGGAAGCAATATTTATCAACATAGGTTTAACTTTTTCCCTGAAAACCCAGCCTTTTCAGCGTGGGGAACTAGCGGCTCTCAGGGACAGCAGACTCAGAGCTCAGCTTATGGCAGCAGCTACAGCTACCCTCCAAGTTCCTTGGGTGGGACGTTGGTGGATGGACAGACAGGCTTTCATAACGACACTTTGAATAAAGCCCCAGGTATGAACAGCATTGAGCAAGGCATGGTCGGACTTAAGATCGGGGCTGATGTGACGGCGTCTGCTGTGAAAACGGTAGGCTCTGTCATCAACAGTACAGGGATTAGTGGTGCAGTGACAGGGAACGGCAATGCCAAGCTTGGCATGTCTGTGCCCAAGCCCACCTCCTGGGCTGCCATTGCTAGTAAACCAGCCAAGCCGCAACCAAAAATTAAGACCAAGTCTGGGGTGCCAATGGTAGGGGGGGCTTTGCCTCCACCGCCCATAAAACACAACATGGACATCGGCACTTGGGATAACAAAGGCCAAGTGACTAGAGTCCCTACTCCACAGCAGCAGCTGGCCATGTCACCTCAATCTGCAGCCCAGCAAATGCAGCAGCAAATGCAGCCTGTTTCTACACAGCCCCAGCACCAGATCCCACCTCAGCAGTACCAGAGCATGCAGCCCCAAAACCGCTGGGTGGCTCCGCGGAATAGGAATGCTGGCTATGGCGGCCAGGGTGGCAGCACCGACAGCAACTCTACCAGCAATGCCTCCTCGGGCAATGCCATCTCTGGAGCCGAGTCCCATCCTGTGCTGGAGAAGCTGCGAGCTGCTCACAGCTACAACCCCAAGGACTTTGACTGGAACATGAAGAACGGCCGGGTGTTTATCATCAAGAGCTACTCTGAGGACGACATTCACCGCTCCATCAAGTACTCCATCTGGTGCAGCACCGAACATGGGAACAAGCGCCTGGACAGCGCCTTCCGCACCATGAACAGCAAAGGTCCCGTCTATCTGCTGTTCAGCGTCAACGGCAGCGGACACTTCTGCGGCGTGGCCGAGATGCGCTCCCCTGTGGACTACGGCACGAGCGCTGGCGTCTGGTCTCAGGACAAGTGGAAAGGCAAGTTCGACGTCAAGTGGCTCTTTGTCAAGGATGTTCCCAACAGTCAGCTCCGGCACATCCGCCTAGAGAACAATGACAACAAACCGGTCACTAACTCTCGAGACACGCAGGAGGTGCCCTTGGAGAAAGCCAAGCAGGTGCTTAAAATTATCGCAACCTACAAGCATACCACCTCAATCTTTGATGACTTTTCACACTACGAGAAACGGCAGGAGGAAGAGGAAGTTGTTCGCAAG AACTTTGAGCCTGCTCCGATCCAGAACCGTTCCCGATTGGATCAG gaTCACCAAAATGGAAGCAAACAGTAG
- the LOC117430398 gene encoding baculoviral IAP repeat-containing protein 7-like isoform X3 — protein MTTTKKLQRHTQTLSGHHSQWCEISGTLNNKTPPLLLVLVVTRILGNEPVPHTEELQNPQWNTGDMSAGITSSDASANPNMLDNTSLYGCMLVEPRMRREQDRLRTFHAWPSDAPVSSAELAKAGFFFLGPGDKVQCFCCGGILRQWVRGDSPWNEHVRHFPTCSFILSRNVGNIPHVITQGSSDSVDGQLLSQLQRMTAEEVSGGQPVYPEMETEQSRVTTFHTWPPHASVQPQILARAGFFYTGQSDNVKCFYCDGGLRNWESGDDPWQEHAKWFPRCEFLLQARGRDYVNNIQESYFNTGGPGSGSLSSGAGEITSGRETSESPRQSTSAGEGRETQQSEEKAGDRSPEEQLRQLQEERTCKVCMDKVVSIVFIPCGHLVVCSDCAASLSNCPICRAVIRGSVRAFMS, from the exons atgacaacaacaaaaaag CTGCAgcgacacacacaaacactctcgGGCCATCATTCGCAATGGTGTGAGATTTCTGGAACACTAAACAACAAAACGCCGCCGCTGCTGCTGGTCCTCGTGGTGACACGGATACTAGGCAATGAGCCTGTGCCACATACAGAAGAGCTGCAGAATCCACAATGGAACACTGGCGATATGTCTGCAGGAATAACCTCGAGCGACGCCTCTGCAAACCCGAATATGCTGGATAACACGAGTTTGTACGGGTGCATGTTGGTGGAGCCCAGGATGAGAAGAGAGCAGGACAGATTGAGGACTTTCCACGCCTGGCCCAGCGATGCTCCTGTCTCCTCTGCTGAGCTGGCCAAGGCTGGGTTTTTCTTCCTGGGACCTGGGGATAAGGTGCAGTGCTTTTGCTGCGGTGGGATTCTTAGGCAGTGGGTCAGAGGAGACAGTCCCTGGAATGAGCACGTGAGACACTTCCCGACATGCAGCTTTATTCTCAGCAGAAACGTGGGGAATATTCCGCATGTTATCACCCAGGGCTCATCAGATTCTGTGGATGGACAACTCCTTAGCCAGCTGCAGAGAATGACGGCGGAGGAGGTCTCTGGAGGACAGCCCGTGTACCCTGAAATGGAAACCGAGCAATCTCGCGTGACAACCTTCCACACCTGGCCGCCCCACGCATCAGTACAGCCGCAGATTCTAGCAAGAGCAGGATTCTTTTACACGG GTCAGAGTGACAATGTGAAATGCTTCTATTGCGATGGGGGGCTCCGGAACTGGGAATCAGGAGACGATCCTTGGCAAGAGCATGCAAAATGGTTTCCACG ATGTGAATTTCTTTTGCAAGCAAGAGGAAGAGATTATGTCAACAATATCCAGGAGTCTTACTTCAATACCGGAGGACCAGGG agtgGCTCTCTCTCATCTGGGGCTGGAGAGATCACTTCAGGACGAG AGACAAGCGAGAGCCCCAGACAAAGTACAAGTGCAGGAGAAGGGAGGGAAACCCAGCAATCTGAAGAGAAAG CGGGGGACCGGAGCCCGGAGGAGCAGTTACGTCAGCTGCAGGAGGAGCGCACCTGCAAGGTATGCATGGACAAGGTGGTGTCCATCGTCTTCATACCCTGCGGGCACCTGGTGGTGTGCTCCGACTGCGCTGCCAGTCTGAGTAACTGCCCCATCTGCCGTGCTGTCATCAGGGGCAGCGTGCGGGCGTTTATGTCCTAA
- the LOC117430398 gene encoding baculoviral IAP repeat-containing protein 7-like isoform X2: MSAGITSSDASANPNMLDNTSLYGCMLVEPRMRREQDRLRTFHAWPSDAPVSSAELAKAGFFFLGPGDKVQCFCCGGILRQWVRGDSPWNEHVRHFPTCSFILSRNVGNIPHVITQGSSDSVDGQLLSQLQRMTAEEVSGGQPVYPEMETEQSRVTTFHTWPPHASVQPQILARAGFFYTGQSDNVKCFYCDGGLRNWESGDDPWQEHAKWFPRCEFLLQARGRDYVNNIQESYFNTGGPGSGSLSSGAGEITSGRDVVGNQDLSPLLQSPAIQTVLQMGFDHSLVESLVQTKYLLTGNRYTSVSDLVSDILQAEEEDRHRSDQARETSESPRQSTSAGEGRETQQSEEKAGDRSPEEQLRQLQEERTCKVCMDKVVSIVFIPCGHLVVCSDCAASLSNCPICRAVIRGSVRAFMS, translated from the exons ATGTCTGCAGGAATAACCTCGAGCGACGCCTCTGCAAACCCGAATATGCTGGATAACACGAGTTTGTACGGGTGCATGTTGGTGGAGCCCAGGATGAGAAGAGAGCAGGACAGATTGAGGACTTTCCACGCCTGGCCCAGCGATGCTCCTGTCTCCTCTGCTGAGCTGGCCAAGGCTGGGTTTTTCTTCCTGGGACCTGGGGATAAGGTGCAGTGCTTTTGCTGCGGTGGGATTCTTAGGCAGTGGGTCAGAGGAGACAGTCCCTGGAATGAGCACGTGAGACACTTCCCGACATGCAGCTTTATTCTCAGCAGAAACGTGGGGAATATTCCGCATGTTATCACCCAGGGCTCATCAGATTCTGTGGATGGACAACTCCTTAGCCAGCTGCAGAGAATGACGGCGGAGGAGGTCTCTGGAGGACAGCCCGTGTACCCTGAAATGGAAACCGAGCAATCTCGCGTGACAACCTTCCACACCTGGCCGCCCCACGCATCAGTACAGCCGCAGATTCTAGCAAGAGCAGGATTCTTTTACACGG GTCAGAGTGACAATGTGAAATGCTTCTATTGCGATGGGGGGCTCCGGAACTGGGAATCAGGAGACGATCCTTGGCAAGAGCATGCAAAATGGTTTCCACG ATGTGAATTTCTTTTGCAAGCAAGAGGAAGAGATTATGTCAACAATATCCAGGAGTCTTACTTCAATACCGGAGGACCAGGG agtgGCTCTCTCTCATCTGGGGCTGGAGAGATCACTTCAGGACGAG ATGTGGTTGGTAATCAGGACTTGTCCCCCCTGCTGCAGTCTCCAGCGATTCAGACTGTGTTACAGATGGGGTTTGATCACAGTCTGGTGGAGAGTTTAGTTCAGACCAAGTACCTGCTCACTGGCAATCGGTATACCTCAGTGTCTGACCTAGTGTCTGATATACTGCAAGCTGAAGAAGAGGACAGGCACAGATCTGACCAGGCGAGAG AGACAAGCGAGAGCCCCAGACAAAGTACAAGTGCAGGAGAAGGGAGGGAAACCCAGCAATCTGAAGAGAAAG CGGGGGACCGGAGCCCGGAGGAGCAGTTACGTCAGCTGCAGGAGGAGCGCACCTGCAAGGTATGCATGGACAAGGTGGTGTCCATCGTCTTCATACCCTGCGGGCACCTGGTGGTGTGCTCCGACTGCGCTGCCAGTCTGAGTAACTGCCCCATCTGCCGTGCTGTCATCAGGGGCAGCGTGCGGGCGTTTATGTCCTAA